In a genomic window of Anoxybacter fermentans:
- a CDS encoding xylose ABC transporter ATP-binding protein, which produces MNYILETKNITKDFPGVRALDRVSIKIKENEIHALCGENGAGKSTLIKILSGVYPYGTYEGQIFLKSKEQRFNSIKDAEKQGIAVIHQELTLFEELTVVENIFMGHEIENKGIIDWNTMYAETNKWLKKLKMDDVKPSTKIGTLGVGKQQLIEIIKALIKKSNILILDEPTASLTDSEVEILFEILKELRQEGVTCIYISHKLDEVFEIADSITVLRDGKSVGSDKVANLTEREVIKMMVGREINQMYPQKKSKAGEPILEIKNFNVYDPYVSNKLIIEDVNFYLRKGEILGIYGLVGAGRTELVTSIYGAFLGEKKGKIYLNNEEIEINSPRDALQKGIALVSEDRKRFGLIHTMDVKENSSIACLKKFKDYLSINKNREIFTVKKFVKELKIKTASLETNVFNLSGGNQQKVVLAKNLMTEPKVLILDEPTRGIDVGAKHEIYNLMQELAEKGVSIIMVSSELPEIIGMSDRILVLCQGRITGEFDNREKKVTQEDIMIYATGGK; this is translated from the coding sequence ATGAATTATATATTGGAAACTAAAAACATTACAAAAGATTTTCCTGGAGTTAGAGCTTTAGATAGGGTTTCTATAAAAATAAAAGAAAATGAAATTCATGCTCTTTGTGGGGAAAATGGTGCAGGGAAATCGACCCTTATAAAAATACTAAGTGGTGTTTATCCTTATGGAACTTATGAAGGGCAGATATTTTTAAAGAGTAAAGAACAAAGATTTAACTCGATTAAAGATGCCGAAAAACAAGGAATTGCCGTTATTCATCAAGAATTAACTTTATTTGAAGAATTAACAGTAGTTGAAAATATTTTTATGGGTCATGAAATTGAAAATAAAGGTATTATTGATTGGAATACTATGTATGCTGAGACTAATAAATGGTTAAAAAAATTAAAAATGGATGATGTTAAACCTTCAACTAAAATTGGAACTTTAGGGGTAGGAAAACAGCAACTTATTGAAATTATAAAAGCATTAATAAAAAAATCTAATATTTTAATATTAGATGAGCCAACTGCTTCATTAACTGATAGTGAAGTAGAAATACTTTTTGAAATATTAAAGGAATTGCGTCAAGAGGGTGTAACCTGTATTTATATATCCCATAAATTGGATGAAGTATTTGAGATTGCCGACTCTATTACGGTTTTACGAGATGGAAAGTCAGTAGGAAGTGATAAAGTTGCTAATCTTACAGAAAGAGAAGTTATTAAAATGATGGTAGGTAGAGAGATTAATCAAATGTATCCACAAAAGAAATCTAAAGCCGGTGAACCCATTTTAGAAATTAAAAATTTTAATGTTTATGACCCATATGTTTCCAATAAATTAATTATAGAAGATGTAAATTTTTATTTAAGAAAAGGAGAAATTTTAGGAATATATGGATTAGTTGGTGCTGGTAGAACTGAGCTTGTAACCAGTATTTATGGTGCCTTTCTGGGAGAAAAAAAAGGTAAAATTTATTTAAATAATGAAGAGATTGAAATTAATTCTCCACGGGATGCCTTGCAAAAGGGGATTGCTCTTGTTTCCGAAGATAGAAAAAGGTTTGGTTTAATTCATACAATGGATGTTAAAGAAAACAGTTCTATAGCCTGTCTGAAAAAGTTTAAAGATTATTTATCCATAAATAAAAATAGAGAGATTTTTACTGTGAAAAAATTTGTTAAAGAATTAAAAATTAAGACTGCTTCATTAGAAACTAATGTATTTAATTTGAGTGGTGGTAATCAACAGAAAGTTGTATTGGCGAAAAATTTAATGACAGAACCTAAGGTTTTAATACTGGATGAACCTACCCGGGGAATTGATGTAGGTGCTAAACATGAAATATATAATTTGATGCAAGAATTAGCTGAAAAAGGAGTTTCAATAATCATGGTTTCTTCTGAATTACCAGAGATAATAGGTATGAGTGATAGGATTTTAGTTTTGTGCCAGGGGAGAATAACTGGTGAATTTGACAATAGAGAAAAGAAAGTGACCCAGGAAGATATTATGATCTATGCAACGGGAGGGAAATAA